TTGAGAAGCACGGCAAGGGCAAGAAGATCATCGTCTTCAAGTACAAGCCTAAGAAGAACTACCGCAAGAAACAAGGCCATCGTCAACCGTACACGAAAGTTGTGATCGAGAAGATCGAAGCTTAATCGGTGGCATCATGATCAAAGTGCGAATTATGAGAGATCAAGACGGGATGATCATCGGTTATTCTGTTGACGGTCATGCCCAATACGATGAACCGGGGAAGGATATCGTATGTGCCGGCACATCGGCGATCGCGGTGGGTACTTACAATGCGATCGAGTCGCTGCTTGGGCTTAAGCCGAAGTACGTCATGCGCAAAGGCAAGATGCGGGTCGATCTGACTGGACTTGCGATTTCCGATGAAGAGACGCGGCAGCGACTGAACTTGTTGCTTGAGAGCATGATTGTCATGATGAAGACGATCGAAGCATCTTACGGCGATTATATCGCTGTGACGGATACAATTAGCTCAGAATAAAGGAGGCGAACGACCATGCTTAAATTGGACCTTCAATTGTTTGCATCCAAAAAAGGTGTAGGTTCTACGAAGAACGGCCGCGACAGCATTGCGAAGCGCTTGGGCGTGAAGCGTGCTGACGGTCAATACGTGAAGGCCGGCAACATCCTGGTGCGCCAACGCGGCACGAAGATTCATCCCGGCAACAACGTTGGCAAAGGCTCGGATGATACGCTGTTCGCGCTGATCGACGGCACTGTGAAGTTCGAGCGTTTGGGCCGCAACCGTAAGAAAGTCAGCGTATATCCTGTAGAGGATGTTGTTGCTGCAGAAGCTTAAGATGATGCTCTTAAGAAGCCTGGCGGATAGACCCGTCAGGCTTTCTGCATCTCTAAGATGTTGCGGAAGCGTGCGTTATTGGAAGTATGTGTTTCCATCAAAAACATGTTATACTGATCGTTAGTAATATGTGGGAGATGGCAGTCCTATGCGGGATATACGGATGTTAAAAGCGGCTGCGGCGGGTATTGCCGCATTGCTGTTCGTCCTGATCTGGGCGGGCGCAGGTCCTGCGGCGGAGACAATCGTGCTGATCGCTTTACTGGCTGTTGCTGCAGTTTGGGCAGCGGCTGAGCGAAGGGAGCAGACGCGTGCGGCCGCGAAGGTCCAGCATGAGGCGGAACGCGAGATGATGCGGGCGATCAGCCACTACCGGCATGATTGGATGAATGATCTGCAAGTGCTTATGGGATACGTGACATTGAAAAAATATGATAAATTAGCTTCGTATCTGGAGAAAATAAAGAACAAACTGAGCGACGAGAGCCATATTGCGAATATCGGCAATCCCTCGCTGAGTTTGCTCTTGATGTCCTATAGACTTTACAGCCAGAATTTTGAACTGCATGTATCCTTGGATAAGTCCATTAATCTGCATACTCTTCCGATCCGCCCGGAGCGCTTGGTTCGTGTCGTGAAGGAAGGACTTCAGCTGTTCCAGGAAGCCGCCGAGCCGTCTACCGGTGAGCAGAACACGCTTGAGTTAACCATCGTTAC
The DNA window shown above is from Insulibacter thermoxylanivorax and carries:
- the rpmA gene encoding 50S ribosomal protein L27 produces the protein MLKLDLQLFASKKGVGSTKNGRDSIAKRLGVKRADGQYVKAGNILVRQRGTKIHPGNNVGKGSDDTLFALIDGTVKFERLGRNRKKVSVYPVEDVVAAEA
- a CDS encoding Spo0B domain-containing protein; translation: MRDIRMLKAAAAGIAALLFVLIWAGAGPAAETIVLIALLAVAAVWAAAERREQTRAAAKVQHEAEREMMRAISHYRHDWMNDLQVLMGYVTLKKYDKLASYLEKIKNKLSDESHIANIGNPSLSLLLMSYRLYSQNFELHVSLDKSINLHTLPIRPERLVRVVKEGLQLFQEAAEPSTGEQNTLELTIVTTEEYAQFLYQYTGLYTREIEKSLAACTASWREEGLMCEYLIEDGQIALTLQLQYE
- a CDS encoding ribosomal-processing cysteine protease Prp, with the protein product MRDQDGMIIGYSVDGHAQYDEPGKDIVCAGTSAIAVGTYNAIESLLGLKPKYVMRKGKMRVDLTGLAISDEETRQRLNLLLESMIVMMKTIEASYGDYIAVTDTISSE